One genomic segment of uncultured Fibrobacter sp. includes these proteins:
- a CDS encoding S26 family signal peptidase: MSRLSRKVKRLQRKNSQSHIFLLFLFLLFVGGLAFVARIYALAPVKIVDASMTPKFKEQSTHWMCKLPQCLTQIKDQDIVWLSLKSGETMVRRVLAMPGDSIEITDKGRVRTPHRNFKWKGEDAFIQSQTIYVPKAGDTLYFDKLNDVEQDYILAYLHTHGEKIAVKSTLWQGDREINIDRVGATKIANRQVSLKEIDFLPWQDRYLIELQIRQAEPGNAPIKIKRELFRLKPAKLELTPPPTSSADSTVGDSIKTDSIKVAHVDSNKTAKADTTQKDTTKKDSAVAAPAKQAPAKEEPEQFLDEPLNKIVIEEDCYYMTCIKGSSCPDSRELGYFTHNDFIGRYLEWPDRFQNRIIVPAKKILDKSIEYILSLLAPEEDSEENTSEDETKSDSTK, from the coding sequence ATGTCCAGACTTTCGAGAAAGGTGAAAAGGCTGCAGCGAAAGAATTCGCAAAGCCATATCTTTCTCTTGTTCCTGTTCTTGCTGTTTGTTGGCGGGCTCGCGTTTGTCGCGCGTATTTACGCTCTCGCGCCCGTCAAGATTGTGGATGCGTCGATGACGCCCAAGTTCAAGGAACAGTCTACCCATTGGATGTGCAAACTGCCGCAATGCCTTACCCAAATCAAGGACCAGGACATTGTCTGGCTTTCGCTCAAAAGCGGCGAAACCATGGTGCGCAGGGTGCTTGCCATGCCAGGCGATTCCATTGAAATCACGGATAAAGGCCGCGTGCGTACTCCGCACCGAAACTTTAAATGGAAAGGCGAAGACGCCTTTATTCAAAGCCAAACGATTTACGTTCCTAAAGCCGGCGACACGCTCTATTTTGACAAATTAAACGACGTGGAGCAGGACTATATTTTAGCCTACCTGCACACTCATGGCGAAAAGATTGCCGTCAAGTCGACTCTTTGGCAAGGTGACCGCGAAATCAACATTGACCGCGTGGGTGCCACCAAGATTGCAAACCGCCAGGTAAGCCTTAAAGAAATTGATTTCTTGCCGTGGCAAGACCGCTACCTGATCGAGCTCCAGATTCGCCAGGCAGAACCGGGCAACGCTCCGATTAAAATCAAGCGCGAATTGTTCCGTTTAAAGCCCGCCAAGCTCGAGCTCACTCCCCCGCCCACGTCTTCTGCAGACTCTACCGTAGGCGATTCCATTAAGACCGATTCTATCAAAGTCGCGCACGTCGATTCCAACAAAACAGCAAAGGCCGACACGACTCAAAAAGACACAACGAAAAAGGATTCTGCCGTCGCAGCCCCCGCAAAACAGGCGCCAGCAAAGGAAGAACCGGAACAGTTCTTGGACGAACCCTTGAACAAGATTGTGATTGAAGAAGACTGCTATTACATGACATGCATCAAAGGCTCCAGCTGCCCCGATTCACGCGAACTCGGCTACTTTACGCACAACGATTTTATCGGGCGCTACTTGGAATGGCCTGACCGCTTCCAAAATAGAATCATTGTTCCGGCAAAGAAAATCCTCGACAAATCAATCGAATACATTCTCTCGCTCCTAGCTCCGGAAGAAGATTCTGAAGAAAATACTTCTGAAGATGAAACCAAGAGCGATTCCACAAAGTAA
- a CDS encoding DUF1015 domain-containing protein yields MMHIYPFKALRPVNPAEAETISALPYDVMNRAEAKQMAEGLPHSYLRVTRAELELPDSVDAYDPKVYAHARENLDKMIADGVIAYDKKPCLYVYRQTMNGREQYGLVCCVPAADYFNGIIKKHELTRADKEEDRLRHVLATNANTGPVFLTYRDQGQFDVFGAVTKRKPVYDFVSKGDGFGHTVWIIDDDAEIEAIRKSFEAVPVSYIADGHHRSAAGARAASFRAEQNPNNTGDEEYNRYLAILFPSTQLKILDYNRVLKDLNGRTPEQLMDEMKKVFDIAELDKMQSPAKQNQVNFYMGGKWYACTFKAEYLKNLGPVDSLDVALLQKLILKPLFDIDDPRTSKRIDFVGGIRGLGELVKRVDSGECACAFAMYPTTLDQLMNIADAGEIMPPKSTWFEPKLRDGLLVHSLD; encoded by the coding sequence ATGATGCACATTTACCCGTTCAAGGCGCTGCGCCCGGTGAATCCGGCCGAAGCCGAAACGATTTCTGCCCTCCCGTACGACGTGATGAACCGCGCCGAAGCCAAGCAAATGGCCGAAGGGCTCCCGCATTCCTACCTGCGCGTGACCCGTGCGGAACTGGAACTCCCTGATTCCGTGGATGCTTACGACCCGAAAGTCTATGCGCATGCTCGTGAAAATTTGGACAAGATGATTGCCGACGGCGTTATCGCTTACGACAAGAAGCCTTGCCTCTACGTTTACCGCCAGACCATGAACGGCCGCGAACAGTACGGTCTCGTTTGCTGCGTGCCCGCTGCCGACTACTTCAACGGCATTATCAAGAAGCACGAACTGACCCGCGCCGACAAGGAAGAAGACCGTTTGCGCCATGTGCTTGCCACCAACGCCAACACCGGTCCGGTGTTCCTGACCTACCGCGATCAGGGCCAGTTCGATGTGTTCGGTGCAGTGACCAAGCGTAAGCCTGTGTATGACTTCGTGAGCAAGGGTGACGGCTTTGGCCACACGGTTTGGATTATCGACGATGACGCCGAAATCGAAGCCATCCGCAAGTCTTTCGAAGCCGTTCCGGTGAGCTACATTGCCGACGGTCACCACCGCAGTGCTGCCGGTGCCCGCGCCGCAAGCTTCCGCGCTGAACAGAACCCGAACAACACCGGTGACGAAGAATACAACCGTTACCTCGCCATCCTCTTCCCGAGCACCCAGCTCAAGATTCTTGACTACAACCGCGTGCTCAAGGACCTGAACGGTCGTACTCCGGAACAGCTCATGGACGAAATGAAGAAGGTGTTCGACATTGCCGAACTCGACAAGATGCAGAGCCCGGCCAAGCAGAACCAGGTGAACTTCTACATGGGTGGCAAGTGGTATGCTTGCACGTTTAAGGCTGAATACCTCAAGAACCTCGGTCCGGTCGACAGCCTCGACGTGGCTCTCCTCCAGAAACTTATCCTGAAGCCGCTCTTCGATATCGATGACCCGCGTACCTCTAAGCGCATCGACTTCGTCGGTGGCATCCGCGGTCTCGGCGAACTCGTGAAGCGTGTGGATAGCGGTGAATGCGCCTGCGCCTTCGCTATGTATCCGACGACTCTCGATCAGCTCATGAACATCGCGGACGCTGGCGAAATCATGCCGCCGAAGAGCACCTGGTTTGAACCGAAGCTCCGCGACGGTCTCCTGGTTCACTCGCTGGACTAA
- the greA gene encoding transcription elongation factor GreA codes for MKHLISKEGFEKFKAEWEHLKYVERPAMINQVQAAAAEGDRSENAAYTYGRMRVREIDRRLRELDRILDGAQVVESQASDDGTVRFGATVKMKDIKTKRERTYSIVGEKEIDPLQGRISMKSPVGEALMGKKQGDQVQVQAPKGLITYEIVEVSY; via the coding sequence ATGAAACACTTGATTTCTAAAGAAGGCTTTGAAAAGTTCAAGGCGGAATGGGAACACCTGAAATACGTAGAACGCCCGGCAATGATCAACCAGGTGCAGGCAGCAGCGGCCGAAGGCGACCGCAGTGAAAATGCGGCCTACACGTACGGGCGCATGCGCGTGCGCGAAATCGACCGCAGGCTCCGCGAACTGGACCGCATTCTGGACGGCGCGCAGGTGGTCGAATCGCAGGCATCTGACGACGGCACGGTGCGCTTTGGCGCTACAGTCAAGATGAAAGACATCAAGACCAAGCGCGAACGCACCTACTCTATCGTGGGCGAAAAGGAAATCGACCCATTGCAGGGCCGCATCAGCATGAAGTCGCCCGTAGGTGAAGCCCTGATGGGCAAAAAACAAGGCGACCAGGTACAGGTGCAAGCACCCAAAGGCCTGATTACCTACGAAATTGTAGAGGTTAGCTACTAG
- a CDS encoding TatD family hydrolase — protein sequence MFIDTHCHLDSYEQHSGETVGDLFSRLAHDPDQNVQAPEAYIHVACDPADFARAQELSEKYPNVYAAYGIHPEYVLTETAEDEARMLEYLKHPKCVACGEFGLDYHYGSDTKAEQVKLFERHLELGLKSGKPLVLHLREADDDALAVLHNADLRGSKIHVHCFTGSPKFCAQLLDLKYRGASIFVGFTGIVTFKNAQNVRDAAALVPMDQMLLETDSPYMAPIPYRGKPCHSGYIPYIAQALAQVKEIPVEQLYRDCRENTRRCYGI from the coding sequence ATGTTCATCGATACGCATTGTCATTTGGATTCCTACGAACAGCATTCCGGCGAAACCGTCGGCGATCTGTTTTCACGCCTCGCCCACGACCCGGATCAAAACGTCCAGGCGCCCGAAGCCTATATTCATGTGGCATGCGATCCGGCAGACTTTGCCCGCGCCCAAGAGCTCTCTGAAAAATATCCAAATGTCTACGCCGCTTACGGGATTCATCCGGAATATGTTTTGACAGAAACCGCCGAAGACGAAGCCCGCATGCTGGAATACCTGAAGCACCCCAAGTGCGTGGCTTGTGGCGAATTCGGACTGGATTACCACTACGGTTCAGACACCAAGGCCGAACAGGTCAAGCTTTTCGAGCGCCATCTGGAACTCGGGCTCAAATCGGGCAAGCCGCTGGTTTTGCACCTGCGCGAAGCCGACGACGATGCGCTCGCCGTGCTCCACAATGCCGACCTTCGTGGAAGCAAGATTCACGTTCACTGCTTTACGGGCTCGCCCAAATTCTGCGCACAGCTTTTGGACCTCAAATACCGCGGCGCAAGCATTTTTGTGGGCTTTACGGGAATCGTGACCTTCAAGAATGCACAAAACGTGCGCGATGCCGCGGCGCTCGTGCCCATGGACCAAATGCTCCTGGAAACCGACTCCCCCTACATGGCACCCATCCCTTACCGCGGAAAGCCCTGCCATTCGGGCTATATCCCCTACATTGCACAGGCACTCGCCCAAGTAAAAGAAATCCCCGTAGAACAACTCTACAGGGACTGTCGCGAAAACACTCGCCGTTGTTACGGGATATAA
- a CDS encoding EAL domain-containing protein, with translation MRLFDEKVVLRFLLVIASVFFAAFIPEILSGKERLIWAVPYILADFFLVVVAVLYRFPIIGNRKRMREDVNIAPPTADPVPIRDFKKDLMERDELFQMMVDISASGFWTFDVITGKVYWSRRAIKLLQAESSTMLDSFDLLKERIVESDWLQFKKALQVALENGEKFSLTVNLLKAKSGEGSLMLSGHVQMNDSGHPIRIVGALNEYSDKQAQAKQNYYYAYQDALTGVYNRKFFLEKLKVDVDMALKRPDYLFAVALLDIDRFGAINTSYSINVGDSVLRVVADRIKAQCRVGDTIARIGPDVFAIVLHDIKFNDDDNDIKAVVRRIHNAVKQPIQLEGRELYIGVSMAVALNREVDCVEDIMANVTSSLREMKKSVAHGGIQFFSGGIREKAMKLYKLEFDIRRALQAREFVLFYQPIVDIANGNRVSAFEALVRWNQSENKFISPAEFIPIAEETGLIIPMGAQILRMACLQAKAWVDQGFTDIQVAVNFSAKQFALDNMIDDIKQVLLETHLNPKNLKLEITEYTAVCEAEKTVKIMKALSGMGIQISIDDFGTGYSSLSYLKQFPIHTLKMDKSFIDHVTDDEEDASFARMVIGIAKSLNLDLIAEGVESEEQLDFLKSEGCKLIQGFYFSKPLSADKAYEYLQQHYLPASSAVAEKPAKEIPIIERGYVGESYIP, from the coding sequence ATGAGATTGTTTGACGAAAAAGTGGTGTTAAGGTTCTTGCTGGTTATAGCAAGCGTTTTCTTTGCAGCATTCATTCCAGAAATTTTATCGGGTAAGGAACGTCTAATTTGGGCGGTCCCTTATATTCTTGCCGACTTTTTCTTGGTTGTAGTGGCTGTTTTGTACCGTTTTCCGATTATTGGCAACCGCAAGCGCATGCGCGAAGATGTCAATATCGCCCCTCCGACTGCCGATCCGGTCCCCATTCGTGATTTCAAGAAAGATCTCATGGAACGTGACGAACTGTTCCAGATGATGGTCGATATCTCCGCTAGCGGTTTCTGGACCTTTGACGTGATTACCGGAAAGGTGTACTGGTCCCGCCGCGCGATTAAGCTTTTGCAGGCCGAATCGAGTACCATGCTCGATTCCTTTGACTTGCTCAAGGAACGCATTGTCGAAAGTGACTGGCTCCAGTTCAAGAAGGCCTTGCAGGTCGCCCTCGAAAATGGCGAAAAGTTCAGCTTGACGGTCAATTTGCTGAAGGCAAAGTCCGGCGAAGGCAGCCTGATGCTTTCTGGCCACGTGCAGATGAACGATTCCGGGCATCCCATCCGTATTGTCGGTGCCTTGAACGAATATTCCGACAAGCAGGCCCAGGCCAAGCAGAATTACTACTACGCCTATCAAGATGCCCTGACCGGCGTTTATAACCGCAAGTTCTTCCTTGAAAAGCTCAAAGTCGATGTCGACATGGCTCTCAAGAGACCCGATTACCTGTTTGCGGTGGCCCTTTTGGACATCGACCGTTTTGGCGCAATCAATACATCTTATTCCATTAATGTAGGCGACAGCGTTTTGCGCGTGGTCGCCGACCGTATTAAGGCCCAGTGCCGCGTGGGTGACACGATTGCACGAATTGGTCCCGATGTGTTTGCTATTGTTTTGCACGATATCAAGTTTAATGACGACGATAACGATATCAAGGCTGTAGTCCGCAGAATCCACAATGCGGTCAAGCAGCCCATCCAGCTGGAAGGTCGTGAACTTTATATCGGCGTTTCGATGGCGGTGGCCCTCAACCGCGAAGTGGACTGCGTCGAAGACATCATGGCGAACGTCACCTCCAGCCTTCGCGAAATGAAGAAGAGCGTGGCTCATGGCGGAATCCAGTTCTTTAGCGGTGGCATCCGTGAAAAGGCCATGAAGCTCTACAAACTTGAATTCGATATCCGCAGGGCTCTCCAGGCTCGCGAATTCGTGCTGTTCTACCAGCCGATTGTCGATATCGCTAACGGAAACCGCGTGTCCGCCTTCGAGGCGCTTGTCCGTTGGAACCAGTCCGAAAACAAGTTTATTTCGCCGGCAGAATTTATCCCGATTGCCGAAGAGACTGGCCTCATTATCCCGATGGGTGCCCAGATTCTGAGAATGGCGTGCTTGCAGGCTAAAGCTTGGGTCGACCAGGGATTTACCGATATCCAGGTGGCCGTGAACTTCTCGGCAAAGCAGTTTGCGCTCGACAACATGATCGACGACATCAAGCAGGTGTTGCTCGAAACGCATTTGAACCCCAAGAACCTGAAGCTCGAAATTACCGAATACACAGCCGTGTGCGAAGCCGAAAAGACGGTGAAGATCATGAAGGCTCTTTCGGGAATGGGTATCCAGATTTCGATTGACGACTTCGGTACGGGTTACAGCAGCCTTTCTTACCTCAAGCAGTTCCCGATTCATACGCTCAAGATGGACAAGTCCTTCATTGACCACGTGACCGACGACGAAGAAGATGCCTCTTTTGCCCGCATGGTGATTGGCATTGCCAAGTCCTTGAATCTGGACTTGATTGCAGAAGGCGTCGAAAGCGAAGAACAGCTTGACTTCTTGAAGTCTGAAGGTTGCAAGCTGATTCAGGGCTTCTACTTTAGCAAACCGCTATCTGCTGACAAGGCCTACGAATACTTGCAGCAGCATTATCTGCCCGCGTCGTCTGCAGTTGCCGAAAAGCCGGCAAAAGAAATTCCGATTATTGAAAGAGGTTACGTCGGAGAGAGTTATATCCCGTAA